Proteins found in one Anaeromicrobium sediminis genomic segment:
- a CDS encoding M16 family metallopeptidase, which produces MKSYFDYKEHVLPNGLNLITVKKNTNFTSVQIGLKVGALYETLNEKGLSHLIEHMLFKGTNKRTNHNINDDLEERAGSYDAYTNYSSTVLAITALKDEFENSMELLSDMIMNSTFPKDELEKEKKVVISEIKSSLDDVEEYSFRKINSIAFKDHPLRYDILGTKKNINKFSRKDIIKFYNKYYVPNNCVVSVASPYSHEEAKAMVEKYFGIWKEGNSIKSPLFAEKNKPTKKISYKDNISQNTLIFLYTFHNLTRREELVLETLNYKFGESANSILFKCLREDNGFSYDVYSEVDTTKSIKTLCIYTTASDSDIVDAQKVIEKSITDIKNGTIVFDEKTINHMKKLVKTSLLSLVEDCGGLAHFLLTQRIMEHSIESFEEELKILDEITKEEFLHVANKVFNNPTIHTLMSK; this is translated from the coding sequence ATGAAATCATATTTTGATTATAAGGAACACGTTTTACCTAATGGACTTAATTTAATAACAGTAAAGAAGAACACTAATTTTACATCTGTACAAATAGGCTTAAAAGTAGGCGCTCTATACGAAACATTAAATGAGAAGGGTCTTAGTCATCTTATAGAGCACATGTTATTTAAAGGAACTAACAAAAGAACTAATCATAATATTAATGATGATTTAGAAGAAAGAGCTGGTTCTTATGATGCTTATACTAATTATTCATCTACTGTTTTAGCAATAACGGCCCTTAAAGATGAATTTGAAAATTCTATGGAATTATTATCTGATATGATTATGAATTCTACCTTTCCTAAGGACGAATTAGAAAAGGAAAAAAAGGTAGTAATATCAGAAATCAAATCTTCTTTGGATGATGTGGAGGAGTATAGTTTTAGGAAAATTAATTCCATAGCATTTAAAGACCATCCCCTTCGCTATGATATCTTAGGAACCAAGAAAAATATCAATAAATTTTCAAGAAAAGATATTATAAAATTTTATAATAAATACTATGTACCAAACAACTGTGTAGTAAGTGTAGCATCGCCTTACAGTCATGAGGAAGCAAAAGCTATGGTAGAAAAGTATTTTGGTATATGGAAAGAAGGGAATTCCATAAAATCTCCCCTCTTTGCAGAAAAAAATAAACCTACAAAAAAAATATCCTATAAAGATAATATATCTCAAAATACACTTATATTCCTATACACCTTCCACAATCTTACCCGCAGGGAGGAACTAGTTTTAGAGACTCTAAATTATAAGTTTGGAGAAAGTGCAAACTCCATACTATTTAAATGTCTTAGGGAAGATAATGGTTTTTCCTATGACGTGTATTCTGAAGTGGATACTACCAAATCCATAAAGACTTTATGTATCTACACTACAGCTTCTGATTCAGACATAGTAGATGCACAAAAGGTAATAGAAAAATCTATTACTGATATAAAAAATGGCACTATAGTATTTGATGAAAAAACCATAAACCATATGAAAAAGTTAGTTAAAACATCCCTATTGTCTTTAGTTGAAGACTGTGGTGGATTAGCTCACTTCTTGTTGACCCAAAGAATAATGGAGCACTCAATAGAGTCCTTTGAGGAAGAATTAAAGATATTAGATGAAATAACAAAAGAAGAATTTTTACATGTGGCAAATAAAGTATTTAACAATCCTACAATACATACCTTAATGAGCAAATAA
- a CDS encoding sensor domain-containing diguanylate cyclase, with product MLNKLFLNKYKKSFFNYKDISCNDKGIIKMFIIYSLLTFIAFIGFAELTYNFYMNNQEKAIRENLFSLANQYSQRIQENLINEIYVVNTLEVMLKLTDYDVESFYKWGPPILESNPNITSIQLAPNGIVQYIYPLEGNEKAIGHNLLKDVNRDDGAIKAIKDKAITFIGPVKLIQNGKMAVIARKPIFKLDNGVDEFWGFTIVLINIENILIPELKYVEEKGLAYRILGNDPDRQEKPVIISSSTKIEKWEASYPIVVPNGQWTIEMTYIDKRSKEHDLLHLYIILGGIILATLYCTQHFRMIKKSIEVDWLNEKLTELSYTDELTNIKNRRGVLIELELLIEEAQLYNRPLSIGMIDIDFFKDINDSLGHDGGDNALKHIINIFKNNLDSCHTIGRTGGDEFICIFRDSHIREANMIAKGLEDNLKGSPFIYLGKEISLTFSMGIVQYDIHGDTLESLINRADKALYDAKLKGRNQIICM from the coding sequence ATGTTAAATAAATTATTTTTAAATAAATATAAAAAAAGTTTCTTCAACTATAAAGATATTTCATGTAATGATAAAGGAATAATAAAAATGTTTATCATATATTCCTTATTGACTTTTATAGCATTCATTGGGTTTGCGGAGCTTACCTATAATTTTTATATGAATAATCAGGAAAAGGCAATTCGTGAAAATCTATTTAGTTTGGCAAATCAATATTCTCAGAGAATTCAAGAGAACTTGATTAATGAAATATATGTGGTAAACACTCTTGAGGTAATGTTGAAATTAACAGATTATGATGTGGAATCCTTTTATAAATGGGGGCCACCTATACTAGAATCAAACCCTAATATAACATCAATTCAATTAGCACCTAATGGAATTGTTCAATATATATATCCTCTAGAAGGGAACGAAAAGGCAATAGGACATAATTTGCTAAAAGATGTAAATAGAGATGATGGGGCTATTAAAGCAATTAAAGATAAGGCCATAACATTTATAGGCCCTGTTAAGCTTATACAAAATGGTAAAATGGCTGTAATAGCTAGGAAACCAATTTTTAAGTTAGATAATGGTGTAGACGAATTTTGGGGATTTACTATTGTGTTAATAAACATTGAAAATATTTTAATTCCAGAACTTAAGTATGTAGAAGAAAAGGGATTAGCCTATAGAATTTTAGGAAATGATCCAGATAGACAAGAGAAACCTGTAATAATATCATCTTCTACAAAGATAGAAAAGTGGGAGGCTTCCTATCCAATTGTGGTACCAAATGGACAGTGGACTATTGAAATGACATATATTGATAAACGCTCAAAGGAGCATGATTTATTGCACCTATATATTATTTTAGGAGGTATAATTCTAGCAACTTTGTATTGTACTCAACATTTTAGAATGATTAAAAAGTCTATTGAGGTAGATTGGTTAAATGAAAAATTAACAGAACTATCTTATACGGATGAGTTGACTAATATAAAAAATAGAAGGGGCGTTTTAATAGAATTAGAATTATTAATAGAAGAAGCTCAATTATATAATAGACCTCTTAGTATTGGTATGATAGACATTGATTTTTTTAAGGATATAAATGATTCCCTAGGCCATGACGGTGGAGATAATGCTTTGAAGCATATTATTAATATTTTCAAAAATAATCTAGACTCTTGTCACACCATTGGTAGAACGGGAGGGGATGAATTCATTTGTATATTTAGAGACAGCCATATACGTGAAGCTAATATGATAGCTAAGGGATTAGAAGATAATCTTAAAGGCTCACCATTTATATATTTAGGAAAAGAAATTTCTCTAACCTTTTCCATGGGCATTGTACAATATGACATTCATGGAGATACTTTAGAATCTTTAATAAATAGGGCAGATAAGGCACTTTATGATGCAAAATTAAAAGGAAGAAATCAAATAATATGCATGTAG
- a CDS encoding uroporphyrinogen decarboxylase family protein: MTGKERIIKLLKKEKVDQVPWVPFSGVHAGKLKGYTARDVLQDKDKLVESLLEVKKLYQPDGMPVVFDLQIEAEILGCELLWAEDNPPSVRTHPLAETKEIPCDCTIPSKEDGRIPMILEAMREMKEKVGDDTALYGLITGPFTLASHLRGVNMFMDMVEDPEYVKNLMKFTTKVANAMSEYFIEAGMDVIAVVDPLVSQISPRHFKKMLHEPFAEVFDFIREKGALSSFFVCGDATKNIEPMCKTNPDSVSIDENIDMAKAKEITDKYDIVIGGNIPLTTVMLHGTQQDNMKCVVDILDSVSHDRLIVAPGCDMPYDLPIENSIAVQQAIRHTEEVREMLKNYTAVEEDIHIELPDYDALEKPFVEVFTLDSIACAACTYMMGAANDAKEHFGDKIDVVEYKYTEKESIARCKAMGVTNLPSIYINGELVYSSIIPSRQEFIDKINECTVALNN; the protein is encoded by the coding sequence ATGACAGGAAAAGAACGAATTATAAAACTATTAAAAAAGGAAAAAGTAGATCAAGTACCATGGGTACCATTTTCAGGAGTACATGCAGGAAAGCTTAAGGGATATACGGCTAGAGACGTACTACAAGATAAAGATAAATTAGTAGAATCTTTATTAGAAGTAAAGAAATTATACCAACCAGATGGTATGCCAGTAGTTTTTGACTTACAAATAGAAGCAGAAATATTAGGTTGTGAATTATTATGGGCAGAAGATAACCCACCTTCTGTAAGAACTCATCCATTAGCAGAAACAAAAGAAATCCCTTGTGATTGTACTATACCTTCCAAAGAAGATGGAAGAATTCCTATGATTTTAGAAGCTATGAGAGAGATGAAAGAAAAAGTTGGAGATGATACAGCTTTATATGGATTAATCACAGGGCCATTTACATTAGCATCTCACTTAAGAGGAGTTAACATGTTTATGGATATGGTAGAAGATCCAGAGTACGTTAAAAACCTAATGAAATTTACAACTAAGGTTGCAAATGCAATGAGTGAATATTTCATAGAAGCAGGTATGGACGTTATAGCAGTAGTTGATCCACTAGTATCTCAAATTTCTCCAAGACACTTTAAGAAAATGTTACATGAACCATTTGCAGAAGTTTTCGATTTCATCCGTGAAAAGGGAGCTTTATCTTCATTCTTCGTATGTGGAGATGCTACAAAGAACATAGAACCTATGTGTAAAACAAACCCAGATTCTGTATCTATAGACGAAAATATTGATATGGCTAAGGCTAAGGAAATTACTGATAAGTATGACATTGTAATTGGAGGAAATATTCCATTAACAACAGTTATGCTTCACGGAACTCAACAAGATAACATGAAATGTGTAGTAGATATACTAGATTCAGTATCTCATGATAGATTAATTGTAGCACCAGGGTGTGATATGCCATATGATTTACCTATTGAAAATTCAATAGCTGTACAACAGGCTATTCGTCACACAGAAGAAGTTAGAGAAATGCTTAAAAACTACACTGCTGTAGAGGAAGATATTCATATAGAATTACCAGATTACGATGCTCTTGAAAAGCCATTTGTAGAAGTATTTACATTAGACTCAATTGCTTGTGCTGCTTGTACTTACATGATGGGAGCTGCAAACGATGCAAAAGAACATTTTGGAGATAAGATAGATGTAGTAGAGTATAAGTATACGGAAAAGGAAAGTATAGCTCGTTGTAAAGCTATGGGAGTTACTAACTTACCAAGTATCTATATAAATGGTGAATTAGTATATAGCTCAATAATTCCAAGTAGACAAGAATTTATTGATAAAATTAATGAATGCACTGTTGCTTTAAATAATTAA
- a CDS encoding PocR ligand-binding domain-containing protein, whose amino-acid sequence MIFDVHGNLDENILASILDTFYESTYISIKYINSSGKTILTRGNEKSFCSLFHEIITDSGVCEQTHLYTSRQAFNLGESFIFFCPAGLTEFSYPIIHEGVFSGALIGGPVLMNYPDEIMVDDILCKNHIHLKHKGKIHSHLRSIPVVDPKRVRFLSKLIEIIGKQITQENKQQLKEQHSKMLQQSRIGEMIHSIKSQDTLNSIYPYEKEKELLMRVKQGDINGAKVVLNELLGYVFYTTGVSIEVTKARSLEICSLISRAAVEGGAELSKIFSMNYQFIHELNSINNMDDLSYCILKVLNHFTESVIHLHESKNPVKFKEALTFINSHYMESISLEHVSNKIGLSPKYFSSLFKKEQGISFTKYVNKLRIDEAKRLLVLTNRTILDIGLTVGFEDVSYFSKVFKKITNLSPNQYRKLNA is encoded by the coding sequence ATGATTTTTGATGTTCATGGGAATTTAGATGAAAATATTTTGGCAAGTATTCTTGATACGTTTTATGAATCTACATATATTTCCATAAAATATATTAATAGTAGTGGAAAAACAATATTAACTCGTGGAAATGAGAAATCCTTCTGTAGTCTTTTTCATGAAATCATTACTGATTCAGGAGTATGTGAACAAACCCATTTATATACTAGTCGACAGGCTTTTAACTTAGGTGAATCTTTCATCTTCTTTTGTCCTGCTGGATTAACTGAATTTTCTTATCCTATTATTCATGAGGGGGTATTTAGTGGTGCTCTTATTGGTGGCCCTGTTCTCATGAATTACCCAGACGAAATAATGGTTGATGATATTTTATGTAAAAATCATATCCATTTAAAACATAAAGGTAAAATTCACTCTCATCTACGTAGCATCCCTGTAGTAGACCCAAAGCGTGTGAGATTTCTTAGTAAACTTATTGAAATAATAGGGAAGCAAATTACTCAAGAAAATAAGCAACAATTAAAAGAACAACATTCTAAAATGCTGCAACAATCTCGTATTGGAGAAATGATTCATTCTATAAAGTCACAGGATACATTAAATTCTATTTATCCCTATGAAAAGGAAAAGGAGCTATTAATGAGAGTAAAACAAGGAGATATTAATGGTGCAAAAGTTGTACTTAACGAATTACTTGGATACGTTTTTTATACTACAGGAGTTTCCATTGAAGTTACCAAAGCTAGATCTTTAGAAATATGCTCCTTAATCTCTAGAGCTGCCGTAGAAGGTGGTGCAGAACTTTCAAAAATATTTAGTATGAATTATCAATTTATTCATGAACTAAATAGTATTAATAATATGGATGATTTATCCTATTGTATCCTAAAGGTTCTTAATCATTTTACTGAAAGTGTTATTCACCTTCATGAATCTAAAAATCCTGTAAAATTTAAAGAAGCACTTACATTTATTAACTCTCACTATATGGAATCCATATCCTTAGAACATGTCTCTAATAAAATCGGCTTAAGCCCAAAGTATTTTTCTTCTCTTTTTAAAAAGGAACAGGGCATATCCTTTACTAAATATGTAAATAAACTACGAATTGATGAGGCAAAACGATTATTAGTTTTAACTAACCGTACTATACTTGATATTGGTTTAACTGTAGGCTTTGAAGATGTAAGCTACTTTTCAAAGGTTTTTAAAAAAATAACAAATCTGTCCCCTAATCAATACAGAAAGCTAAATGCATAA
- the yidA gene encoding sugar-phosphatase translates to MYKLIALDMDGTLLNSNKEISKENYEAIKKARENGVKVVLATGRPVDGVKKYLEELDMVSDEEYVAAYNGAVIQNGKSGDIISKIPLNLDCYKELYELSKELEVNIHALTEKGVTTPKYNEYTEVEATINEIPLMVEEVSDIDENETIIKVMFIDDPKKLDDITDKIPEHIKEKYTVVRTYPIFLEFLDKRVDKAFGVKTIAENLNIKQEEIICVGDAGNDLGMVKYAGLGVAMDNAFDEVKEIANYVTLSNDNHGVAHVIEKFILNMGA, encoded by the coding sequence ATGTACAAACTTATAGCATTAGATATGGATGGAACGTTATTAAATTCTAATAAGGAAATTTCTAAAGAAAATTATGAAGCTATTAAAAAGGCTAGAGAAAATGGGGTAAAGGTGGTATTAGCCACAGGAAGGCCTGTAGATGGAGTGAAAAAATATCTAGAAGAACTAGATATGGTAAGTGATGAAGAATATGTGGCTGCCTATAATGGAGCAGTAATACAAAATGGTAAGAGTGGAGATATAATAAGTAAGATACCTTTAAACTTAGACTGTTATAAAGAATTATATGAACTTAGTAAGGAGTTAGAAGTAAATATACATGCCCTTACAGAGAAGGGGGTTACAACACCTAAGTATAATGAGTATACGGAAGTGGAAGCTACTATAAATGAAATACCCCTAATGGTAGAGGAAGTCAGTGACATAGATGAGAATGAGACCATAATAAAGGTCATGTTCATAGATGATCCTAAAAAATTAGATGACATAACAGATAAAATTCCTGAACATATAAAAGAAAAATATACGGTGGTTAGAACATACCCTATATTCTTGGAATTCTTAGATAAGAGGGTTGATAAGGCCTTTGGAGTTAAGACTATTGCTGAAAACTTAAATATAAAACAAGAAGAGATCATATGTGTGGGAGATGCAGGAAATGATTTAGGGATGGTTAAATATGCAGGGCTAGGGGTTGCCATGGACAATGCCTTTGATGAAGTGAAAGAAATTGCAAATTATGTAACCTTATCTAATGATAATCATGGAGTTGCCCATGTTATAGAGAAATTCATATTAAATATGGGTGCGTAA